Genomic window (Nitrospirales bacterium LBB_01):
TGCTTCATGCCGAAACTCAGCTAAAAACGACCATCGCTCAGGCGATAGACTTAAGCATACAACGCTCTAAACTTGAACATGCCATAGCCTTACTCATGGGCAAACCAGCGTCATCGTTTTCTATTCCATTGACCCCGCTAAAAACCACAGCGCCTATCATTCCAGCCGGCTTACCATCGGAACTTTTGGAACGTAGAGCAGATGTAGCTGCTGCCGAGCGGCGTGTTGCCGCTTCAAATGCGCAAATAGGAGCTGCTACTGCTGCGTTTTACCCTGCCATCACTCTTACCTCAAGTGCCGGCTACAACAGCTCTGCAATTCTTAACCTGTTAACATGGCCAAGCCGTGTATGGGCGGTTGGAATGTCTATATCAGAAACCGTATTTAGTGCCGGGTTAAGAGAGTCGCTTACCGAACAGGCACGGGCAACTTATGACGCAACCGTTGCTCAATATAGACAAACCGTACTGACAGCGTTTCAGGAGGTTGAGGACTCTCTGTCCGCAATTGATATTCTTATAGCCGAGCAAAAAGCTCTGGATGAGGCGGTGAAAGCCTCAGAGGCCTCCTCAGCAGTTGCCCTGAATCAGTACAAAGCCGGCATAATCGGTTATATTGACTTAATTGCAGTTCAGACTATAGAACTAAACAATAAAAAGACTGCTGCTGATGTTTCAGGCCGCTTAATGACAAACAGCGTACTTTTAATAAAAGCCCTCGGCGGCCCGTGGAATTTTGGTTTGCTGGATAAGCTATCTTAAATAACGAACTCTTAAAGACTCTAATCCGCAGATGACGCAGATAATAATCTGCGAAAATCTGCGCAATCTGCGGAGAAAATCTTTTTTACTGCTTATTGAGTTAACTCCGGCAGAGGATTTTCTGTCAGCAAAAGATATATTTAAAAGGACTGGATTCCCGCTCGGAGGCGGGAATGACAAAGGGGGAGATGCTTTTCTCTCTCTGTCATTCTTCTTTTCCTTGTCATTCCTGCGAAGGCAGGAATCCAGTTTTTTGTTTGCGGAGCTAACTGCATAGGCAATTCTTTTTTTTGTGCCCTTATTCCTACATCACCCTAAAGAACATTTACCGCCCCGTTACGTAAAACTTTAATCTCATCAGTTACCTCAATAATGGTAGAAGGAAAGCCTCCGGGAGTCTCTCCGCCATCAATAACAACATCTATTAAACCAGCGCCAAAGTATTTTAATACGGTCTCAGCGTCAGAAGGCGGCGGATAGCCGGCTGGATTTGCGCTTGTAGAGGTTATAGGATAGTCAAGATACTGAGCAAGTTTAAGGGCAAACGACTCACCGGGAATACGCACGGCAAGAGTGCCCTCGGTGCTGACTATAAATCTGCAACAGAGCCCCTGCTTGGCTTTAAGGATAACTGTCAGTGCTCCGGGCCAATACATTTGTCCAAGATTAAGGGTTTTGTCATCAAGTGATGCGACTATGCTTTTAATAATTTCAACAGAGCCGGCTATAAGAGGAAACGGTTTATTGTCAGCCCTTCCCTTAAGCGCAGACAACCTTTCAAGTGCATCCTCGTTACAGAAAGCCGCACCGAGCGCATAAAACGTCTCTGTAGGGTACGCTATGATTTGCCCCTCAGAGAGTGCCTTTGCAGCCACAGATAGCACCTCCGGCAAATCACGGTCTCTTAGAGTTATTAGCTTGATATACATAGCCCCCAGTTTTAGATAGATGAAATATATGGTTACTGGCGCGAATATGAATACAGGGCAAGTTCTTTGATTTTTGAATCGGCTCTTCTTAATCGCTCGCTAAAAACATAAGCCAGCTTCTTAAACACTTTCAGAGTCACTATGTCGTCATAGCCGTCCATAATTCTCTTATCCAGTTCAAACAGCATGACATCGTCGTCAGAGCGTGCTCTGGCTGAACGGGTGGCATTTTCAAGTAACGCCATCTCCCCAAAGCAAGCCCCTGGTTCAAGTCTGTGCAAAACCTCCTCAAGGCCGTCGCCAAGCACTTTGATAATGGAAACAGACCCCTCTATTATCACATAAAACCTGTCACCGGGCTGCCCCTCATCAAAAATCAAATCGTTTCTCTTATACTTTCTGCATTTTGCCATTCTAAGAAGCTTAAAGACATCCTCATCGGCCATAAAAGAAAAGAAATCAAGTTTCCTTATCTTTGTAAATGTATCGGTCACAGCTGTTGGAATGCTCCTTATAGCATCATTTATTGCTTTAAGCAGATCATTCATCTGAAAAGGAAATTTTAAAACAGCACTCACTCCGTTATCATAGAGTCGTTTTAGTTCGTTAACGTTTATATCATCACTGACTATTGTCAGAATTCTCAACTTAGCAAGATTGTGATGAGCCTTCACTGCTTTCAGCAGATTTTCGTTGTCCTCCTTAAGCGTGTGATTGTCTATTATAACGAGATCGCTTTTCTCTCTTATAAGGTAACCTATCATGTTTCTATGGTCGTTTAGCAGGCTAACGTTTGTAAAACCCAGATAATTTAATGCTCCTGTGACAAGACTCTCCTGTGAGTCGCCTGATACTGATACCAATATCTTTATGTTTTTTTCCATAACATCCCTCTTGAAAACGCTTAATTTTAAGACTGAACACGTCTGTCGTTTAACTTATGAAAACAACATGGCTACAATAATAATTTAAAACTAAAATGAGTTTATATGCAAGGGTTAACAGCAATTATTAAAAAAAAACCTCTTAAGACCGGTAAAAGTAACTCCTTAACTTTCTAAGAAATTACTAAAACTGCAGATACAAAATTACTCTTTAAGGAAAAACTGAAGTTTCAAACTACTAACCTCTACGATGTCGCCCTCCTGAAGTTTATGCTGTCCTTCTACGTCTTTACCATTAACTTTTATCCCTTTTCCTCCGGTTGAGGAACTGACGGTGTAGCCGTCTTTTCTTCTGTTTACAAGTGCTGCGATTTTTGGAGCAAATAAACCCTTTAACTTAATACCGGCGCTTGCATCCTTACCAATAGTGGTAATCCTGTCAACAAGGTCATATTCGGTCTTATCGGTTGAGCCCTCAATTACCATAAATCCGCCCACAACATCTTTCCCTGTAGCGGTCTGAGTCTGTTCAGAGCTCTTTGGCGCCCCTTTGGACAGTATTTGATCTTTCACTTTAGCATCAATAAGTATAGTCTCATCAAGCAGGTCTCTGTCTTTTGACGGCGAAGGGGCTTTTGCGTCCTCCGGTTTATCCGAGATGAAGTTAAGCGTGTGTTTTCCTATAATAATAACATCGGCATCATGCAGGGCGTGGACGGAAATTTTTCTACCGTTTACAAAAGTGCCGTTAAGACTGCTTAAATCCTCTATGTAATACTGGTCATCCTTTTTAAATACTTTTGCATGGACGCCCGAGACGGCCAGATTATCAACGTGTATATCATTGGTGGGCTTACGTCCCACAGTGATGACGTCTTTGTCTATTACCACCTCTTTGATAGCCGCCTCCTTAAATTTGAGCAAAATCTTAGCCATCGCTTACCTCCTGAACCATTTAAAGAAATTATACATAAAAGAGAACAATCTCTTCTTATAAACGTATCCAACTATTACGGTTATGTTATCTCTGCCGCCTTTTTTGTTGGCAAAGCCAATAAGTCTGCTACTTATTTCCTCTGGATCGTCAGATGAGTTAACAACAAGCAAAATAGCACGCTCCGGCACCATAGTGTAGAGGCCGTCCGAGCAGAGTAACAGCACATCGCCGTCGTAAATAGTCATCTCATCGGTATCCGGCTCAACCTCTGGTGTAAAGCCCAAAGACCGGGTTATAACGTTTCTCATTCCGACCTCGTCGGCTTCTTCTTTTGTAAGTATTCCGCGTCTTATCTGCTCAGCTACAAGTGAGTGGTCATCGGTGAGAGCTTCAATGTTACCGCCGCGAATCAAATACAACCTGCTGTCTCCCACGTGTGCAATTGCAACCCTGTCTCCTCTTACAAGAGCAGCCACCACAGTGGTTGCCATTCCCGTTAAACTGTCGTCTGTTAAAGATAAATCATAAATTTCCTGGTTTGCTCTCTTTATGGCGTCATAGAGCAACCCTGTAATACTTTCAGACAAATTGTTAGCCTTTATCTTTTCGCTTATATAACTGCATATTGACTCAACTGCCATCTTGCTGGCAAGCTCTCCACGCTGGGAGCCGCCCACACCATCGGCCACCACATACAGTCCAGCAGACTTGTCTATGCAAAAACTGTCCTCATTTCTTGACCGCCTAAGACCCACGTCCGACTTGCCGGCTGCCTTTACAACCATGGACTCCTGTGACATTAACCTTTTAAACCACTCACAACCGCTTTGGCGGCTTTAAAAAACCTCACTTCGCAGTGCCTCCATATTTCCAGCGTTAAAAAACGTATTATATCCAAATATTCAATATTTTTCAACTAATATTCGGTATTTTAACATAATAATTAAAAGTACATATTTAACATATCGGTAAAACAAGTTTAAAAAATGAGTGTTAAACATTTTATTTTTGAAATTTACATTTTTTTAAAACACTTCTATTATAATAGCAGAATATGATTGGCAAAATTGGCAGATATGAGATACTTAGCACTCTCGGAGAGGGTTCTATGGGGATTGTCTATAAGGCTCACGATACTATTATTGAGCGCATAGTGGCTATTAAAACGGTGAAAGTAAGCAACAAAGCAAACCGTGTTGAGCGTTTTTATCATGAGGCCAAAGTAGCCGGTAAACTGACTCATCCTAACATCGCTATGATTTACGATATTGGCGAGGACAATTCAACTCACTTTCTCGTGTTTGAATACGTAAAGGGTAAAACCATGAAAGATGTTATCCTAAGCGGTTCCGATATTCCTTTGTTTGAAAAAATGCGCATTCTTGTGCTTATATCCCGCACGCTGCACTACGCTCATCAAAAAGGGGTCATCCACAGAGACGTAAAACCTGCAAACATTATGCTGATACCCGATAAACAGGTAAAAATAATGGACTTTGGCATTGCAGTGTTTGCCGCCTCTGAGGTCTCTTGCGAGGAAAGATGCCTTGGCACTCCGTACTACATGGCCCCTGAGCAGATAAAAGGCGCTCCGCTTGACAGGACAACCGATATCTACTCACTGGGAGCAGTTTCATACGAATTCTTAACCGGCACAAAACCATTCTTAGCAGACGGCATAGATCAGCTTTTTGAGAAAATTCAAAAAGAGGAACCTCCTCCGCCTTATATTCTCAACTCTGCCATAAGTGAGGACGTAAGCGGCTACATTTTAAAAGCTCTGCAAAAACAAAAAGAACTGCGCTACCAGACTGCCAGTGAATATGCCGATGCGCTTGAGTTTTATATAAATCGTGCGGAAATAGATTTGACTTCTGTTCCTGCGGCGGCGGTTGATTTTGATAAGAAGCAGCTTGTTGAAACGCTTAAAAAGCGTTATACTTTTTTTGCCGATTTTTCAGATTCAGAACTACTTTTGATATTTAGCATAAGCGGTAAGAAATCCTATAAAAAGGGAGACATAATTTTCAGAGAGGATACCATAGGCGATAAGATTTTCATAATAATAACCGGCAAGGTTAGAATCACCAAGATTTTTCCAAACGACACGGAGGAGACTTTTTTGGCCTCACTTAGTCAGGGCGATTGTTTCGGAGAGATGGCCATCATGGATTCCTCCCCACGGTTTGCAACCGCTATGGCACAAACCGACTGCGTTTTGATAGCCATAAGCGAGGTAATACTCAGAACCTCCGAACCGAACCTGTGTCTAAAATTATATAAAAATCTTGCCGCCGTACTGTCTGAAAAACTAAGAAAAAGCGACACCAAGATTAATGAGCTTTGGACAAAACTCAAACAATTTGACTCTGCTGTTGTGAAGAAATAACTCCTAAACACATGTATATACTCATAATATATTAAAGCCGTTTTAAAAGCAAATAATCCCTAAAATATGTCATTGTCCTATCGTTTATTTCTTTTTTAAATGGCGATATATAGGGAATTATTCTTGCCCTAAGGCTGAGGGATAAGACTGGCTCTCTATAGTGGACCCCATTGTCAAGACCACTTTTTAGTGGACTTAAGGTATAGCCCTCTAAGAGGGTATTTAGTCTGTTAGTATAAGGGTAAGGGATAGGGTAATGCATCCTTACGCCGCCATCGCAAAATCAGAGCTTTTATAAACCTCGGCAGGTGTTTTGCCTCTAAGCGTAGAATGCGG
Coding sequences:
- a CDS encoding efflux transporter outer membrane subunit, with the translated sequence MLNKIVSFINRVRLSGCLIIISLLCVPILLASCKAGKDYVKPEAVVPDGFKEANVWKKAARPVDNVTAWWEVFNDSQLNEFEKEVSISNQNLIVKEAQFRQARALVDSAKSKFYPSVAVGTTAGRTRSSENVSKGGSTSGGTSSSYSLPVSGSWDLDLWGSVKRTVEANQASAQASFADLEALRLSTQAELAQDYFQLCALDTQKQLLDETVKVYTKTLEITKNRYESGIVSKSDVLHAETQLKTTIAQAIDLSIQRSKLEHAIALLMGKPASSFSIPLTPLKTTAPIIPAGLPSELLERRADVAAAERRVAASNAQIGAATAAFYPAITLTSSAGYNSSAILNLLTWPSRVWAVGMSISETVFSAGLRESLTEQARATYDATVAQYRQTVLTAFQEVEDSLSAIDILIAEQKALDEAVKASEASSAVALNQYKAGIIGYIDLIAVQTIELNNKKTAADVSGRLMTNSVLLIKALGGPWNFGLLDKLS
- a CDS encoding threonylcarbamoyl-AMP synthase is translated as MYIKLITLRDRDLPEVLSVAAKALSEGQIIAYPTETFYALGAAFCNEDALERLSALKGRADNKPFPLIAGSVEIIKSIVASLDDKTLNLGQMYWPGALTVILKAKQGLCCRFIVSTEGTLAVRIPGESFALKLAQYLDYPITSTSANPAGYPPPSDAETVLKYFGAGLIDVVIDGGETPGGFPSTIIEVTDEIKVLRNGAVNVL
- a CDS encoding cyclic nucleotide-binding domain-containing protein produces the protein MEKNIKILVSVSGDSQESLVTGALNYLGFTNVSLLNDHRNMIGYLIREKSDLVIIDNHTLKEDNENLLKAVKAHHNLAKLRILTIVSDDINVNELKRLYDNGVSAVLKFPFQMNDLLKAINDAIRSIPTAVTDTFTKIRKLDFFSFMADEDVFKLLRMAKCRKYKRNDLIFDEGQPGDRFYVIIEGSVSIIKVLGDGLEEVLHRLEPGACFGEMALLENATRSARARSDDDVMLFELDKRIMDGYDDIVTLKVFKKLAYVFSERLRRADSKIKELALYSYSRQ
- a CDS encoding FHA domain-containing protein, whose translation is MAKILLKFKEAAIKEVVIDKDVITVGRKPTNDIHVDNLAVSGVHAKVFKKDDQYYIEDLSSLNGTFVNGRKISVHALHDADVIIIGKHTLNFISDKPEDAKAPSPSKDRDLLDETILIDAKVKDQILSKGAPKSSEQTQTATGKDVVGGFMVIEGSTDKTEYDLVDRITTIGKDASAGIKLKGLFAPKIAALVNRRKDGYTVSSSTGGKGIKVNGKDVEGQHKLQEGDIVEVSSLKLQFFLKE
- a CDS encoding Stp1/IreP family PP2C-type Ser/Thr phosphatase produces the protein MSQESMVVKAAGKSDVGLRRSRNEDSFCIDKSAGLYVVADGVGGSQRGELASKMAVESICSYISEKIKANNLSESITGLLYDAIKRANQEIYDLSLTDDSLTGMATTVVAALVRGDRVAIAHVGDSRLYLIRGGNIEALTDDHSLVAEQIRRGILTKEEADEVGMRNVITRSLGFTPEVEPDTDEMTIYDGDVLLLCSDGLYTMVPERAILLVVNSSDDPEEISSRLIGFANKKGGRDNITVIVGYVYKKRLFSFMYNFFKWFRR
- a CDS encoding protein kinase; the protein is MIGKIGRYEILSTLGEGSMGIVYKAHDTIIERIVAIKTVKVSNKANRVERFYHEAKVAGKLTHPNIAMIYDIGEDNSTHFLVFEYVKGKTMKDVILSGSDIPLFEKMRILVLISRTLHYAHQKGVIHRDVKPANIMLIPDKQVKIMDFGIAVFAASEVSCEERCLGTPYYMAPEQIKGAPLDRTTDIYSLGAVSYEFLTGTKPFLADGIDQLFEKIQKEEPPPPYILNSAISEDVSGYILKALQKQKELRYQTASEYADALEFYINRAEIDLTSVPAAAVDFDKKQLVETLKKRYTFFADFSDSELLLIFSISGKKSYKKGDIIFREDTIGDKIFIIITGKVRITKIFPNDTEETFLASLSQGDCFGEMAIMDSSPRFATAMAQTDCVLIAISEVILRTSEPNLCLKLYKNLAAVLSEKLRKSDTKINELWTKLKQFDSAVVKK